AGCCAGCGCGTCGACTGCCTGGAGGGTGGGCGGAGTGCCGCGCCGGATCTGGTCCCACATTGCTTCATCGACGCTCATGACGCGTCCCGACGCTGCATCAGGGCGTCCAGCAGGTGCTCGCACGAGGAGGCCAACGCGCCACGCGCGCCCGGGCCGATTCCCCGCGCGAGGGCTCGTTCCACCCGCCGCTCGGTCCGTATCCTGGCCAGTACCGGCGCCTCGACGACGTCGGCCACCTGCGTCGCCAGCACGGGCGATCCGTCCCGCAGCACCAGAACCGGCTCCCTGCCGCTCTGTCTCAGCGCGCTCGCGGTAGCGGCTGCGGCGCCAGTGCCACGGACCGTTGCGTGCACCACCACGACGACCTCGATCTCGACCGGCACGACCTCCAACTCCTCCAGGGAGCACGCGTCGATCAGCACCAGATCGCAGGCGGTGATGAGTGCCGCGACGACCGCAGCGACGACGTGCTCAGGTACTGCCGCGGGCTCACGACCGTGCGACAGGACACCGATCGAACCGGTCCCGGTCGACCTTCCGCTGACCGGCCCGACCCCCGGCAGGGCTTCGAACAGCGCGGAACCATCCAACTCCCCGTCCACGCCACACACCTCGCACCACCGCACTCCGGGTGTCTGCTCGATGCCGAAGACGACGTCGAGGCCGCCGCCGGTGGCATCCAGGTCGATGATCCCGACCGCGTACCCCCGTCGGGCAGCGACGGCCGCGAGCGCTGCCGTCAGGGTCGAGGCACCGGCCCCGCCACCGCACCCGATCACTGCGAACGGGGCACCCGTCGGCTGCGATACCGGGCCCGGGCCCGATGCGAGAGCGGAGGCAGCCACGAAGGTCAATGTGGACGTCGGTGCGGAAGTCGGTGCAGACATATCCGTACTTCACCGGCTGCACCGCCGGACGCACCAGTGATGGCCGCCGACGTGTGGACCGGTTCCACCGCACCGCGGGGATGTGGACGGGGCTGGCGGGTCACCTGTTGAAGGCGCCCCACTACGTCGAAGGCGCCCCCACCATGATCGGTGGGGGCGCCTTCACCAACGCGCGGGTGACCTGGTTACCAAGCGTGCACATGGCTGCTGCCGGCCCGTCCGTGAGGTGCGGGAACGATCTGGTTCATCAGTGAACTGCCTGCGCGTGGGTGCCTGGTCATTCGCGGTGGTGTGTAGTTATGACCTCAGGTCTACTCCTGCTGGGGCACACATACAAGGGTCGCGCCGGACACGTTTCAGGAGGACAATGCGCTAGTTCAGCCGGCCCGCCAGCACCGCGTCGCAGATGCGGCCGCCTTCCTGCGCACCGGCCGCTACCGCCTCTGCGCAGTGGATCAACCACAGGCGCACCCCGTCCGGCGTACCGGTCGCGTACGCCGCGAGCGCGCCCAGGTACTCCACGACGCCGCTGCGCCCGTGTCCCCACTCAGGCACCGAAACGCCGGTGGGGTCCAGTCCGCCCTCGACCAGCAGCGCCCGCTCGAAAGCTCTGGCGACCACGGCGTTACCCCTCGCGAACGGTCGGGCACAGGCGATCTCGGCGTGGGCGATCGCCGCGACCACGACGATCGGCGCGTCCTGCGAGGCGTCCAACAGCCCCGCGATGCCGCGCATCCGTTCCGCAGCTACCGATGCCGGCGGCGCTGACCCCAGCTCCACCAACTCGCGACAGTCCTGGTCACCGGTGCGCGGACGCCCGAGAGACTCCTGTTCAGCGAGGTCCGCGGCAGCAGCGACGTGCAGCCGCGCGAGGGCGCCGGAAGGCGCGGACCGCACCGCGGCGCCGAGGCGTTCGGTCTGTGAGGTCGCCCGTACCGCGCTGCGCAAGGCCTGTTCCAACGGTCCCGCCGGGTCCGGCCAGGCGACCGCTCCGCGCATCAGGTCGCGTACGACGTCGACGCTGAACTCCGCCCCGTCCAGGGCTGCACTCGCCCGCGCACCCCGGACCCGCGACTCGGTCGCGCCCTCGGGGATGCGCCGTCGAAGCGCAGGGTGCCACCGCAGCGCCGTACAGGTCTCGCGGGCATCGTTCACGGCATCCGCCACCCCGGGAAGTGTCAGCAGATCGTCCAGAGGTCCGGCCACGGACGACCAATTTAGCGTGGGCTGTCCGGGCAGGATCTCGCGTGCGTCCGATGGAGGGTCGAACAAGGGCCGCCAACCGCACGCAACGTCATAACCATCATGCTCGTTGTGCCCGCCGGTCCGCCCCTCCGGTGCTCCCAGTTCGCACCGATGCAGCACCACGAGATGGTGATCCGGATAAACTGGGAGTTCCATGGGAGCCGAAGGTCCCGGT
This portion of the Dermatophilaceae bacterium Sec6.4 genome encodes:
- a CDS encoding Fic family protein is translated as MAGPLDDLLTLPGVADAVNDARETCTALRWHPALRRRIPEGATESRVRGARASAALDGAEFSVDVVRDLMRGAVAWPDPAGPLEQALRSAVRATSQTERLGAAVRSAPSGALARLHVAAAADLAEQESLGRPRTGDQDCRELVELGSAPPASVAAERMRGIAGLLDASQDAPIVVVAAIAHAEIACARPFARGNAVVARAFERALLVEGGLDPTGVSVPEWGHGRSGVVEYLGALAAYATGTPDGVRLWLIHCAEAVAAGAQEGGRICDAVLAGRLN
- a CDS encoding P-loop NTPase — translated: MSAPTSAPTSTLTFVAASALASGPGPVSQPTGAPFAVIGCGGGAGASTLTAALAAVAARRGYAVGIIDLDATGGGLDVVFGIEQTPGVRWCEVCGVDGELDGSALFEALPGVGPVSGRSTGTGSIGVLSHGREPAAVPEHVVAAVVAALITACDLVLIDACSLEELEVVPVEIEVVVVVHATVRGTGAAAATASALRQSGREPVLVLRDGSPVLATQVADVVEAPVLARIRTERRVERALARGIGPGARGALASSCEHLLDALMQRRDAS